The stretch of DNA CCGCGCATGCGTTGCTCGGAGGACAGCACCCGTCGCCGGCTGGGTCGCTCGAGATCGGCGGTTACGCCGACAGGCTGGCGCGACCCTTGCGGCGGCGGCCGGACAGGATCGCGCGACCCGCGCGGGTGCGCATCCGCAGGCGGAAGCCGTGGGTCTTGGCGCGACGACGGTTGTTGGGCTGGAACGTCCGCTTGCTCACTGCGGGCTCTCCTTATGACGGTCGGTGTCCGCGAGGGACAGGGCTCGAGAGCCCGATGGAAGATCAGCTGATGGTGCGCGGCCTGCGCCGCACGGGGACCCGCCACCACGACCGTCCGCGCGGCGAGAAGGTGCCGAGGCACCGGCCCGCGGGAAGATACAGGCGACAGGTGTCGCGTTGCTGCGACCTTTCTACGGTACGGACCCGGCTGCACGGGGTCAAACATCGACCGCCGAATGTTGCCAGAGCCACCCTGCCGCCGAGAACCGCAGATCGTGACATGGCGCGGCGGCTCATCCAGGGTAGCGACACGCCGACGGCGGCGAATTTGTGACTGTTTATCGCCGTTCAACTTGTGAGCGATCCACGCGAGGGTTTAACCTGGCCTTCGCCTCCATGGTCAGGCCACGAGCCGTGCATCGCCTCCCGCTTGTGAATTCTCCTGGGGACAGGTATATCGTCGTCCTCTGTGGATATGCCTGTGGGTAACCGTAAAACCACCCTGTGACCTCGGCTTTTCCGTTTCGCGTATCCACAGCGGTGGCAGCGCTCGGTGTGCCGGAGTTATCCACACGGGCGCGGAAAGGGTTTATGCGTGACCGAGCAGTCTGACCTCGAGGTGGTGTGGTCCACCGCGATCGCTGGCATACCTCCCGCCGAGCTGACCGGGCGTTCCCGGGCCCTCCTTCGGATGACCAAGCCGGTCGGGCTCATGGGCACCACCGCCCTCATCACGGCGCCGGACCACTTCACGCAGAACATGATCGAGACCAAGCTGCGGCCGATCTTGAACAAGGTGCTGTCGGACACCCTGGCGAAGGACGTGCAGATCGCGGTCACGGTGGACTCGACCATGAGCACCGGCCTGCTGCCCGAGGACGACGACTTGCCGGACCCGCTCGCTTCCTACGGCGAGTCGGCGCCGACCGCCCCCGCGGGGGCAGAACCACCCACCCGGACCCACGCGGACCGCTCGGCCGGCGGATACGTCGGTGCCACCCCACTGGGTCGCGCCCCCGCCTACGCCGAGCCGGCCTCGCCGTCCGGCGGCGCCCGCGTGACCGCGCCGGGCCGGCTGAACCCGAGGTACACCTTCGAGAACTTCGTGCGGGGGCCGTCCAACCGGCTCGCGTTCGCGGCCGCCTCGGCCGTCGCCGAGGCACCGGCGAAGGCGTACAACCCGCTGTTCATCTACGGCGATTCGGGACTCGGCAAGACCCACCTGCTACACGCGATCGGTAACTACGCCTATCAGGTGTTCCCCGACATCAAGGTCCTCTACGTGAGCTCCGAGGAGTTCACCAACGACTTCATCAACGCCATCGCGAACGCGGGCCGGGGCGGCGGCGACCAGCGCGAGCAGTTCCGGCGCCGGTACCGCGAGGTCGACATCCTGATGATCGACGACATCCAGTTCCTGGAGCGTGCCGAGCAGACGCAGGAGGAGTTCTTCCACACCTTCAACACGCTGCACAACGCGAACAAGCAGATCGTCATCACCTCCGACCGCACTCCCAAGGAGCTGACCACGCTCGAGGACCGGCTGCGCAGCAGGTTCGCCGGCGGTCTGACGCCGGACATCCAGACCCCGGACCTCGAGACCCGGCTGGCGATTCTGCGGAACAAGGCCGCGCAGGAGGGGTTGACCGTCTCGCCCGAGGTGCTGGACCTGCTGGCCACGAAGATCCAGAGCAACATCCGCGAGCTCGAAGGGGCGCTGATCCGGGTATCGGCGTTCGCCAGCCTCACCGGGCAGGGCGTCGATCTCAACCTCGCGCAGCAGGTCATCAAGGATCTCGTCCCCGATCACGACAGCCAGCAGATCAGCGCGACGACGATCATGCAGCAGGTCTCGACGTACTACGACGTGTCGATCGACGACCTGTGCGGACGCAACCGTTCGAAGACGCTCGTGATGCCGCGGCAGATCGCGATGTACCTGTGCCGTGAGCTCACCGACCTGTCGCTGCCGCGCATCGGGCAGCAGTTCGGCGGCAAGGACCACACGACGGTGATGCACGCGGTGAAGAAGGTGGCCAACGAGATGAAGGAGAAGCGTCCCATCTACAACCAGGTCGCCGAGCTCACCGCGCTGATCAAGTCCGAGGGACGCCGGTGACGGAGTTCGAGCGGCGCTCGTCCGGCTTATCCCCCGTTGTGGATAAGCATGTGGAGAACTGTGGACGAGCTGGGGAGGTCGCTGTGGGCCGTTGTGCATGGTCTCGTGCAGTCCACAGCAGGCGCGGTTTCTCGGCGGCGTCGTCCACCACGCGTCAACATGGCGTCCGGCTCGGTGACCTGCGGAAAGCCCGGTTATCCACAGCGTCCACAAGTCCTATGACTACTACGGGATGTAATAAATACGGAAATCCCGATCATGTCTGCCAGCGGCGAATGTGTGGACATCCGCTGACGGGCGCCCTCGCCGCGCCGCCCCGGGCGGCTGCCGGTACCGTGCTGGCCAGCAGGGTGCGTGGCCGTTCCCGATTGCTCTCGAACGACGTGCAGGAGATTCGATGAAGTTTCAGGTGGAGCGCCAGGCGCTCGCGGACGCGGTGTCCTGGGTGGCCCGGGGCCTTCCGCAGCGCCCGCCGATGCCCGTGCTGGCCGGCATCCTGATGGTGGTGGACGCGGACGCCCTGACCGTGTCGAGCTTCGACTACGAGGTCTCGACGCAGATGAAGATCGACGCGAACGTCGATACCGCCGGCAAGACCCTTGTCTCGGGCCGGCTGCTGGCCGACATCACGAAGGCGCTGCCGAACAAGCCGGTCGAGATCTCCGTCGAGGGCTCGCGCGTCCTGCTGCGCTGTGGCACGTCGAAGTTCTCGCTGCCGAGCCTGCCGGTCGACGACTACCCCGCGTTGCCGAAGCTTCCCGAGCTGGCGGGCTCTGTGGACGCCGATGAGTTCGCCCGCGTCGTCGGAACGGTCGCGGTCGCGGCGGGCCGCGACGAGACGCTCCCCATGCTGACCGGCGTCCGGATCGAGATCGAGGGCGACACCCTGACCTTCGCCGCGACCGATCGCTACCGCCTGGCGGTCCGCGAGATGAAGTGGGAACCGGCCGATCCGGGGCAGTCGACGGCCGTTCTCGTGCCGGCGAAGATGCTCAGCGACACCGCCAAGACGCTGGCCGGTGCGGGCAAGGTGAACATCTCGCTGTCCGCGGGCTCCGACGGGCTGATCGGCTTCTCCGGCGGCGACCGGCACTCCACGACGCGGCTGCTGGACCCCGACTTCCCGCCGTTCCGCAAGCTGCTGCCCACGGAGGCGGCGTCCACCGCCGACATCGAGACCGGCGCTCTGGTGGAAGCGGTCCGCCGCGTGGCCCTGGTCGCCGAGCGCGGTACGCCGGTGCAGCTGGGCTTCGAGGACGGCACCGTGACGCTGACCGTCGCCGGCGACGACGAGGGCTCGGCCGAGGAGTCGCTGGCGACCGAGCTCGCCGGTGACCCGATCCGGATCGGGTTCAACCCCCACTACCTGCTCGACGGGCTGGGCGCCGTGGGCGCGGACTCGGTGCGGCTGTCGTTCCTGACCTCGACCAAGCCGGCGGTGCTCAGCCCCACCCCGGCGGAGGACGGCGAGCAGGACTCCTACCGCTACCTGATCATGCCGATGCGGCTGCCCGGCTGACGATGCGTCCCGGTTGATTCGTGCTCACTTCGGGCGTTGTCGCCCCACGCGAGCACAACTCAACGGAGGTGGCGATGGGGCACACTGGGTCGCAGAAGCCACTTCGCAGGACGTAGGCAAGGAGACACCATGCAGGTCGGACTGGTCGGACTCGGAAAGATGGGCGGCAACATGGCCGACCGGCTCACGGCCGGCGGGCACGAGGTGGTCGGCTATGACCGGTCGCCCCAGAGCAAGCGCACCGTCGACTCGTTGGAGTCGATGGTCGCCCGGCTGCAGACCCCGCGCGTGGTGTGGGTGATGGTGCCGGCCGGCGATCCGACACGCGAGACGATCAAGGCACTGGCGGACCTGCTCGAGCAGGGCGACCTGGTCGTGGACGGCGGCAACTCGAAGTACACCGACGACCAGGCCAACGCCGAGCTGCTGGGCACGAAGGGCATCGGCTTCGTGGACTGCGGCGTGTCCGGCGGGGTGTGGGGCAAGACCGAGGGCTACGCCCTGATGTGCGGCGGGGACGAGCAGTACGTGCGCCTGGCCCAGCCGCTGTTCGACGCCCTCAAGCCCGAGGGTGCGCACGGTTTCGTGCACGCCGGCAAGGTGGGCGCCGGTCACTTCACGAAGATGGTCCACAACGGCATCGAGTACGGCATGATGCAGGCGTACGCCGAGGGATACGAGCTGCTGCAGAAGGTCGACCTCGTCGAGAACGTCGATGCGGCCTTCGCGTCCTGGCAGAGCGGCACCGTGGTCCGCTCGTGGCTGCTGGATCTGCTGGTCCGCGCGACGAAGGACGACCCGAACCTCGAGGGCATCCGCGGCTACGCCCAGGATTCCGGCGAGGGCCGCTGGACCGTCGAGGCGGCGATCGAGAACGCCGTCCCGCTGCCGGTCATCACCGCGGCGCTGTTCGCCCGATTCGCCTCTCGCCAGGACGAGTCGCCGGCGATGAAGGTGATTGCGGCGTTGCGCAACCAGTTCGGCGGCCACGCCGTCGGCAAGGCGGGCGACCGCGGCGACGTGCCGATCAGCTGACGCATCGGGGCCGCAGTCTCGCCGGGTGGGTTGTCACCGCGCGAAAAGCGGGCTTCGGCGTCGAAAGCGGGCAACTTTCCCCGTTCTTGCCGTCAAAGTCCGCTCGGCCAGGCGGCCGTCGCTGGGCCGCGCTCGTACCTTGCGGGTTACGTAACCGCAGTGGTACATATGGGATGTGACCCGAGGACCGGCGTGGGAAGCGCTGACCGACCCCACCCGCCGCGCGATCGTCCGCCGGCTGGCGACCGGCGAACGGACGGCGGGGGAGCTGGCCGAGCTGTTCCAGATCGCCCGGCCGGGGGTCTCGCGGCATCTCAGGGTGTTGCGC from Cumulibacter manganitolerans encodes:
- the rpmH gene encoding 50S ribosomal protein L34, whose protein sequence is MSKRTFQPNNRRRAKTHGFRLRMRTRAGRAILSGRRRKGRASLSA
- the dnaA gene encoding chromosomal replication initiator protein DnaA, with the translated sequence MTEQSDLEVVWSTAIAGIPPAELTGRSRALLRMTKPVGLMGTTALITAPDHFTQNMIETKLRPILNKVLSDTLAKDVQIAVTVDSTMSTGLLPEDDDLPDPLASYGESAPTAPAGAEPPTRTHADRSAGGYVGATPLGRAPAYAEPASPSGGARVTAPGRLNPRYTFENFVRGPSNRLAFAAASAVAEAPAKAYNPLFIYGDSGLGKTHLLHAIGNYAYQVFPDIKVLYVSSEEFTNDFINAIANAGRGGGDQREQFRRRYREVDILMIDDIQFLERAEQTQEEFFHTFNTLHNANKQIVITSDRTPKELTTLEDRLRSRFAGGLTPDIQTPDLETRLAILRNKAAQEGLTVSPEVLDLLATKIQSNIRELEGALIRVSAFASLTGQGVDLNLAQQVIKDLVPDHDSQQISATTIMQQVSTYYDVSIDDLCGRNRSKTLVMPRQIAMYLCRELTDLSLPRIGQQFGGKDHTTVMHAVKKVANEMKEKRPIYNQVAELTALIKSEGRR
- the dnaN gene encoding DNA polymerase III subunit beta, with product MKFQVERQALADAVSWVARGLPQRPPMPVLAGILMVVDADALTVSSFDYEVSTQMKIDANVDTAGKTLVSGRLLADITKALPNKPVEISVEGSRVLLRCGTSKFSLPSLPVDDYPALPKLPELAGSVDADEFARVVGTVAVAAGRDETLPMLTGVRIEIEGDTLTFAATDRYRLAVREMKWEPADPGQSTAVLVPAKMLSDTAKTLAGAGKVNISLSAGSDGLIGFSGGDRHSTTRLLDPDFPPFRKLLPTEAASTADIETGALVEAVRRVALVAERGTPVQLGFEDGTVTLTVAGDDEGSAEESLATELAGDPIRIGFNPHYLLDGLGAVGADSVRLSFLTSTKPAVLSPTPAEDGEQDSYRYLIMPMRLPG
- the gnd gene encoding phosphogluconate dehydrogenase (NAD(+)-dependent, decarboxylating), with translation MSPHASTTQRRWRWGTLGRRSHFAGRRQGDTMQVGLVGLGKMGGNMADRLTAGGHEVVGYDRSPQSKRTVDSLESMVARLQTPRVVWVMVPAGDPTRETIKALADLLEQGDLVVDGGNSKYTDDQANAELLGTKGIGFVDCGVSGGVWGKTEGYALMCGGDEQYVRLAQPLFDALKPEGAHGFVHAGKVGAGHFTKMVHNGIEYGMMQAYAEGYELLQKVDLVENVDAAFASWQSGTVVRSWLLDLLVRATKDDPNLEGIRGYAQDSGEGRWTVEAAIENAVPLPVITAALFARFASRQDESPAMKVIAALRNQFGGHAVGKAGDRGDVPIS